From Streptomyces sp. Edi4, one genomic window encodes:
- a CDS encoding glycosyltransferase family 2 protein translates to MNPAIVCVIPCYNEEAAIGKVVNDLRAALPEAVIYVYDNASTDDTVAEALKAGALVRHEPRKGKGNVIRRAFADIEADALLIIDGDDTYDASRAREMVDLLFEGPYDQVVGARREIVETAYRAGHAVGNRVLTGTVRSLFGNDVSDMLSGYRVFSRRYVKSFPALSREFETETEMTVHALSLRLPTAEMEVDFKDRPAGSVSKLRTYRDGWRILKLILGLARRQRPSQFHAVIAAMLTLVSLVLGLPLVAEFVRTGTVPRLPTAVLAAAIMIIAVLVLMVGYILESFMHMRQEQARLAHLRYPAPVRGADFVPEFLRDTAGGS, encoded by the coding sequence ATGAATCCGGCGATTGTGTGTGTCATTCCCTGTTACAACGAGGAAGCGGCGATCGGAAAGGTCGTCAACGACCTTCGCGCCGCTCTTCCCGAGGCGGTCATCTACGTATATGACAATGCCTCGACGGACGACACCGTCGCCGAGGCCCTGAAGGCGGGCGCCCTCGTACGGCACGAGCCGCGCAAGGGCAAGGGCAACGTCATCCGCCGCGCCTTCGCCGACATCGAGGCCGACGCGCTGCTCATCATCGACGGGGACGACACCTACGACGCCTCGCGCGCCCGCGAGATGGTCGACCTCCTCTTCGAAGGCCCCTACGACCAGGTCGTCGGCGCCCGCCGGGAGATCGTCGAGACCGCCTACCGAGCCGGCCACGCGGTCGGCAACCGGGTGCTCACCGGCACCGTGCGCTCGCTGTTCGGCAACGACGTCAGCGACATGCTCAGTGGCTACCGCGTCTTCTCGCGCCGCTACGTCAAGTCCTTCCCCGCGCTGTCCAGGGAGTTCGAGACCGAGACCGAGATGACGGTGCACGCCCTGAGTCTGCGCCTGCCCACCGCCGAAATGGAGGTCGACTTCAAGGACCGCCCGGCCGGAAGCGTCAGCAAACTGCGCACCTACCGCGACGGCTGGCGCATCCTGAAGCTCATCCTCGGCCTGGCCCGCCGCCAGCGCCCCTCGCAATTCCACGCCGTCATCGCCGCAATGCTCACGCTGGTCTCGCTGGTCCTGGGTCTCCCGCTGGTCGCCGAATTCGTCCGGACCGGCACCGTGCCGCGCCTGCCGACCGCCGTTCTCGCGGCCGCGATCATGATCATCGCGGTGCTCGTCCTGATGGTCGGATACATCCTGGAATCCTTCATGCATATGCGCCAGGAACAGGCCCGTCTCGCCCATTTGAGATATCCCGCCCCGGTCCGTGGCGCCGACTTCGTGCCGGAATTCCTGCGGGACACGGCCGGCGGATCCTGA
- a CDS encoding N-acetyltransferase — MTEQPFVPHDFDPPQELAAEGFRLEPLGPQHNESDHVAWMSSIKHIRATPGFQGDWPPPAGMDLAANLSDLKGHAKDFEERTGFTYTVLDDTDQVIGCVYIYPSRTHPGVTDVRSWVSAEHAALDGPLHSAVRSWLAARWPFAEVHYRDPGESTKR; from the coding sequence ATGACCGAACAGCCTTTCGTGCCCCACGACTTCGACCCTCCCCAGGAGCTCGCCGCCGAGGGGTTCCGTCTGGAGCCGCTGGGGCCGCAGCACAATGAATCCGACCACGTCGCCTGGATGTCCAGCATCAAGCACATCCGGGCCACCCCCGGCTTCCAGGGCGACTGGCCGCCGCCGGCCGGTATGGACCTCGCCGCCAACCTGAGTGACCTCAAGGGCCACGCCAAGGACTTCGAGGAGCGGACCGGCTTCACCTACACCGTTCTGGACGACACGGACCAAGTGATCGGCTGTGTCTACATCTACCCGTCCCGCACGCACCCGGGCGTGACCGATGTCCGCTCCTGGGTGTCCGCCGAGCACGCCGCTCTGGACGGCCCGCTCCACAGCGCCGTACGGTCCTGGCTGGCGGCGCGCTGGCCGTTCGCCGAGGTCCACTACCGCGACCCCGGCGAGAGCACGAAGCGGTAG
- a CDS encoding DUF402 domain-containing protein, giving the protein MEPLFRSGDVIVRREILDGREWMVYPLRVVADDGVLLAAHLARGTPLTFGGGTFKWGPHPWVHFAHTWQSDGVLQLQRANDGYAVWARFKDDELQDWYVNFQQPLRRTARGFDTLDQELDLVITADGSSYAWKDVDHFEERVRAGGFGPGEAEAVREAAAEVVRLIEHGEPWWERWRDWRPTPGLLEAPGPVALSTPRQAAPTAES; this is encoded by the coding sequence ATGGAACCACTTTTTCGCAGCGGTGACGTCATCGTCAGGCGGGAAATCCTCGACGGACGTGAGTGGATGGTCTATCCCCTGCGCGTCGTCGCGGACGACGGCGTGCTGCTGGCCGCCCATCTGGCGCGGGGCACACCGCTCACCTTCGGCGGCGGCACGTTCAAGTGGGGCCCGCACCCCTGGGTGCACTTCGCGCACACCTGGCAGTCGGACGGGGTGCTCCAGTTGCAGCGGGCCAACGACGGGTACGCGGTGTGGGCCCGTTTCAAGGACGACGAACTCCAGGACTGGTACGTCAACTTCCAGCAACCCCTGCGCCGCACGGCGCGAGGCTTCGACACGCTCGACCAGGAACTCGACCTCGTGATCACCGCCGACGGCTCGTCCTACGCGTGGAAGGACGTCGACCACTTCGAGGAGCGGGTGCGCGCCGGAGGCTTCGGGCCGGGCGAGGCGGAGGCGGTGCGTGAGGCCGCCGCCGAGGTCGTCCGGCTGATCGAGCACGGCGAGCCGTGGTGGGAGCGGTGGCGCGACTGGCGCCCGACGCCCGGCCTCCTCGAGGCGCCCGGCCCGGTCGCCCTGTCCACGCCACGCCAGGCAGCGCCGACCGCTGAGTCCTGA
- a CDS encoding MMPL family transporter — translation MIRALTRFSTRNPWKVVALWAVVGFSLLVVAQTLIFRVTQTQSGDFLPARYDSAAALKVAEEKFGAKPDANAVTVLVARKDGAPLSQADEQRVAATAKKLSARRVTMPPAKDDQPSFLAEDHSQTPKVAPVMVAPDRGFELLRVQLTGNSMDPGMHDLYRAFRDTARGEFAEDRMRTGFTGGLADLADTEEAQETTSKVVGAVMMLLIVVINVLVFRSVLAAFVPLVAVALISGAATGAVAGAAMLTGVQLDASTPSMIGVVLLGVGIDYFLFLLFRFREQLRSRPDVSARVVAADVSARVGTAITSAALTIVAAFATLGIATFGQFRVLGPAIAVSVLVMLFASLTLMPALLAVTGRKMFWPSRSLTREPRPGAAARLGDLVARRPLAMVVASVALLGALAVGLAGIRMDFSQSAGDRGTPAAATAAEIGRSLPAGVSDPTTVYVTAEPGRTLSAHSLDALPAALTKVDGVGKVGATVLNGDRTAARIDVYLTADTQSAAARDLVSGPVRAAVAGHTPAGTRAHVGGTAAIFADISTAVDRDLRTVFPVAAALIALILLILLRSLLAPVVLMISVGLGFAATLGASALFFQHLLDKPGVNFVLPLVLFLFVVALGTDYNILISDRMREEMERPGPARAAVARAVRHTAPAVATAGIVLAASFGSLAVTPSPSTQQIGFATGLGILLAAFVLSIVLVPALTALIGRAIWWPTRTARTPRRDRVRGSEGRSEARDDEGRVYVP, via the coding sequence GTGATCCGCGCCCTGACCCGGTTCTCCACCCGTAACCCGTGGAAGGTCGTCGCCCTGTGGGCGGTGGTGGGTTTCTCCCTGCTCGTCGTCGCCCAGACGCTGATCTTCCGCGTCACCCAGACACAGAGCGGCGACTTCCTGCCGGCGCGCTACGACTCGGCGGCCGCCCTGAAGGTGGCCGAGGAGAAGTTCGGGGCGAAGCCCGATGCCAACGCGGTGACCGTGCTCGTCGCCAGGAAGGACGGCGCACCCCTCAGCCAGGCGGACGAGCAGCGCGTCGCGGCCACGGCGAAGAAACTGAGCGCTCGGCGCGTGACGATGCCGCCGGCCAAGGACGATCAGCCGTCGTTCCTCGCCGAGGATCACTCACAGACGCCCAAGGTCGCTCCGGTCATGGTGGCGCCCGACCGCGGCTTCGAACTCCTGCGGGTCCAGCTGACCGGCAATTCCATGGACCCCGGGATGCACGACCTGTACCGGGCCTTCCGCGACACGGCCAGGGGCGAGTTCGCCGAGGACCGGATGCGTACCGGGTTCACCGGGGGCCTGGCCGATCTGGCCGACACCGAGGAGGCGCAGGAGACCACGTCCAAGGTGGTCGGTGCGGTGATGATGCTCCTGATCGTGGTGATCAACGTTCTGGTGTTCCGCAGTGTGCTCGCCGCGTTCGTGCCGCTGGTCGCGGTCGCGCTCATCAGCGGTGCGGCGACCGGCGCGGTCGCGGGGGCCGCGATGCTCACCGGGGTCCAGCTCGATGCCTCCACTCCGAGCATGATCGGCGTGGTGCTGCTGGGCGTCGGCATCGACTACTTCCTCTTCCTGCTGTTCCGCTTCCGTGAGCAGTTGCGCTCCCGTCCCGACGTCTCGGCGCGGGTGGTGGCGGCGGATGTCAGCGCCCGGGTCGGCACCGCGATCACCTCGGCGGCCCTCACCATCGTGGCGGCGTTCGCCACCCTGGGCATCGCCACGTTCGGGCAGTTCCGCGTCCTGGGTCCCGCGATCGCCGTGTCGGTGCTCGTCATGCTGTTCGCGAGCCTGACGTTGATGCCCGCGCTGCTCGCGGTGACCGGACGTAAAATGTTCTGGCCCTCCCGCTCCCTCACGCGTGAGCCGCGCCCCGGGGCCGCCGCCCGCCTCGGGGACCTGGTCGCCCGCAGACCGCTGGCCATGGTCGTGGCGTCGGTGGCGCTGCTCGGCGCGCTGGCGGTCGGACTCGCCGGGATCCGCATGGACTTCTCGCAGTCGGCAGGTGACCGTGGCACGCCCGCCGCGGCCACGGCCGCCGAGATCGGGCGCAGCCTGCCGGCCGGGGTGTCCGATCCGACCACCGTGTACGTGACGGCCGAACCGGGCCGCACCCTGAGCGCGCACTCGCTCGACGCCCTGCCGGCGGCGCTCACGAAGGTCGACGGGGTGGGGAAGGTCGGCGCCACCGTCCTCAACGGCGACCGCACGGCGGCCCGCATCGACGTCTACCTCACGGCCGACACCCAGAGCGCGGCCGCCCGTGATCTGGTGTCAGGTCCCGTGCGTGCCGCTGTCGCGGGCCATACGCCTGCGGGAACGCGGGCACACGTCGGGGGAACCGCCGCGATCTTCGCCGACATCTCCACCGCCGTCGACCGCGATCTGCGGACGGTTTTCCCCGTGGCGGCGGCGCTCATCGCCCTGATCCTGCTGATCCTGCTGCGCAGCCTCCTCGCCCCGGTCGTCCTGATGATCTCGGTGGGGCTCGGCTTCGCCGCCACGCTCGGCGCCTCCGCCCTCTTCTTCCAGCATCTGCTCGACAAGCCGGGCGTCAACTTCGTCCTGCCGCTGGTGCTGTTCCTGTTCGTCGTCGCCCTCGGCACCGACTACAACATCCTCATCAGCGACCGCATGCGCGAGGAGATGGAGCGCCCGGGGCCGGCCAGGGCCGCCGTCGCGCGCGCGGTGCGGCACACAGCGCCGGCCGTCGCGACGGCCGGCATCGTGCTCGCGGCCTCGTTCGGCAGCCTCGCGGTCACCCCTTCGCCGTCCACGCAGCAGATCGGTTTCGCGACCGGTCTCGGTATCCTCCTCGCCGCGTTCGTCCTGTCCATAGTGCTGGTGCCCGCGCTCACCGCACTGATCGGACGCGCCATCTGGTGGCCGACCCGCACGGCGCGCACACCCCGCCGCGACCGGGTACGCGGGAGTGAGGGGCGGAGTGAGGCGCGGGACGACGAGGGCCGCGTTTACGTTCCCTGA